In Methanothermobacter sp., a genomic segment contains:
- a CDS encoding FprA family A-type flavoprotein, whose protein sequence is MVIKKIAEDVYALQNFDWDRRTFDSILETPKGTTYNSFLIKDEKNILIDSTEPSMAGELLEDLESLNVQIDYIISQHAEQDHSGAIPTLLREYPNAKILGTRACKELLENLLGIPADKIQSIEDGQILSAGHHQLNFIVTPWVHWPDTMVTYLLPEAILFSCDFFASHFATTKTISKLEDIHEEAKRYYAHIMMPFSQMVQGNLEKLKNLEIKMIAPSHGPLIKKPEIILGLYEKWLSQRSKKVVIAYISMHGSTELMVKHITRTLMDLNVETRVLNLANTNTGELLMELVDSMAMIIASPTVLTRPHPRVASTLYLVNMLKPPIKYIALIGSYGWGTLIEKETKKLLETINVEFLEPVLIKGKPRKEDFERLDKLAMRLKKKLRR, encoded by the coding sequence ATGGTAATTAAAAAAATAGCAGAGGACGTTTACGCTCTCCAAAACTTCGACTGGGATAGAAGAACCTTCGACAGCATATTAGAAACTCCAAAGGGTACAACATACAATTCTTTTTTGATAAAAGACGAGAAGAACATCCTAATAGATTCCACAGAACCCTCAATGGCGGGGGAACTATTAGAGGATCTTGAATCCTTAAATGTTCAAATAGATTATATAATATCACAACATGCAGAACAAGATCACTCGGGTGCAATACCCACCCTGCTAAGGGAATATCCCAATGCTAAGATCCTAGGGACAAGAGCATGCAAAGAACTCCTAGAAAATCTATTAGGAATCCCAGCTGATAAAATCCAGAGTATAGAAGATGGACAAATATTATCGGCCGGCCACCACCAACTAAATTTCATAGTAACCCCCTGGGTTCACTGGCCAGACACCATGGTAACATATCTCCTACCAGAAGCTATACTATTTTCTTGCGACTTTTTTGCATCACACTTTGCAACAACTAAGACAATATCGAAGTTAGAGGACATCCACGAGGAGGCCAAAAGATACTATGCCCATATAATGATGCCATTTTCCCAAATGGTACAAGGAAACCTCGAAAAGCTCAAAAACCTTGAAATAAAAATGATAGCACCATCACACGGCCCCCTCATAAAAAAACCAGAAATCATACTAGGCCTTTATGAAAAATGGTTATCACAGAGATCAAAAAAGGTGGTCATAGCCTATATTTCAATGCATGGAAGCACGGAACTCATGGTCAAACACATCACAAGAACACTCATGGACTTGAATGTTGAAACCAGAGTATTAAACCTTGCAAATACTAATACGGGGGAGCTCTTAATGGAACTCGTCGATTCAATGGCCATGATCATAGCATCCCCCACAGTATTAACTAGGCCGCATCCACGTGTAGCCTCCACACTATACCTTGTTAACATGCTCAAACCACCAATAAAATACATTGCATTAATAGGATCATATGGTTGGGGCACCCTCATCGAAAAAGAAACCAAAAAACTACTTGAGACCATAAATGTCGAATTTTTAGAGCCCGTGCTCATAAAGGGCAAACCTCGCAAAGAAGATTTTGAAAGGTTAGACAAACTTGCAATGAGATTAAAGAAAAAATTGAGGAGATGA
- a CDS encoding rubredoxin: MDKYQCQMCGYIYDPEEGDPNHGIKPGTPFEDLPDDWTCPICGVGKDQFKKID, encoded by the coding sequence ATGGATAAATACCAGTGCCAGATGTGCGGATATATTTATGATCCAGAGGAGGGTGACCCAAACCATGGTATAAAACCTGGAACACCCTTCGAGGACTTGCCAGATGATTGGACTTGTCCCATCTGTGGAGTGGGAAAGGACCAATTCAAGAAGATTGATTAG
- a CDS encoding rubredoxin, with amino-acid sequence MKKYKCKVCGYIYDPEKGEPRRDTPPGTPFEDLPDLWRCPSCGAPKRMFKPLD; translated from the coding sequence TTGAAGAAGTATAAGTGCAAGGTTTGTGGATACATCTATGACCCAGAGAAGGGCGAACCGCGTAGGGACACGCCCCCAGGAACGCCTTTTGAAGATCTACCCGACTTGTGGAGGTGCCCTTCCTGTGGGGCTCCTAAGAGGATGTTTAAACCATTAGATTAA